One segment of Leptospira fletcheri DNA contains the following:
- a CDS encoding CCA tRNA nucleotidyltransferase, with product MTSDSAQNLIRAIPSPYLEDLLEISRTIRSDGGEAYLVGGSVRDLVLGRLPHEFDLAVSSHPDRVQKLFRRVVPTGIKHGTVTVLLQDRSYELTTFRKEEEYKDGRRPEQVSFGVGLSEDLERRDFTMNALALDLLDEKLIDEHDGLRDISEKRIRTIGIPQDRFREDGLRPVRAIRFVSALGFQIDPKTEKAIEDCRPITAKVSAERIHDEFLKILKTEDPSPSLKLLRRYRIFELFQGENLYKNSEPDWEEKIRSLSKLEVDPDRLRISYFLKLTFGDSASSEAGKNFCKALRFSNQKTKDSLFLCETLTSLLKEKEHAFSPEEIRKKILHPCAQYSGRDSLRQLCSELVSLWTVSENSSPAWSEAAEEILLQNPPLLLGELQINGTTLRAALPKLPPQKTGEVLRFCLEAVLQEPEKNSAKELSELVHKNFPEFL from the coding sequence ATGACTTCCGACTCGGCGCAAAATCTCATTCGAGCAATCCCTTCTCCCTATTTGGAAGATCTATTGGAAATCTCCCGTACCATTCGGTCCGACGGGGGAGAAGCCTACTTGGTCGGAGGGTCAGTCCGCGACCTGGTACTGGGAAGGCTTCCCCATGAGTTCGATCTAGCCGTGTCCAGTCATCCGGACCGAGTCCAGAAATTGTTCCGCCGGGTGGTTCCTACGGGAATCAAGCACGGAACCGTTACCGTGCTTCTCCAGGATCGTTCCTACGAATTGACTACGTTTCGTAAGGAAGAGGAATACAAAGACGGAAGGCGGCCGGAACAGGTTTCCTTCGGAGTCGGGTTAAGCGAAGATCTGGAAAGAAGGGACTTCACCATGAATGCGCTTGCCTTGGACCTTCTTGACGAAAAATTAATAGATGAACACGACGGCCTAAGAGATATCTCCGAAAAACGGATCCGAACGATCGGGATCCCGCAAGATCGTTTCCGGGAAGACGGTTTACGGCCGGTAAGAGCGATTCGATTCGTATCCGCCCTAGGATTTCAGATCGATCCAAAGACGGAAAAAGCGATAGAAGACTGCCGTCCGATCACCGCGAAAGTCTCGGCCGAGCGGATCCATGACGAATTTCTAAAGATCCTGAAGACGGAAGACCCGAGTCCTTCCCTAAAGCTTCTAAGACGATACCGGATCTTCGAGCTGTTCCAAGGGGAAAATCTGTATAAAAACTCGGAACCGGACTGGGAGGAAAAGATTCGTTCTCTTTCGAAACTCGAAGTGGATCCGGATCGATTACGAATTTCTTATTTTCTAAAGCTCACGTTCGGCGACTCCGCTTCCTCGGAGGCTGGAAAAAATTTCTGCAAAGCACTGCGTTTTTCCAACCAGAAGACCAAAGATTCCCTTTTTCTTTGCGAAACTCTGACCTCCCTCCTGAAAGAGAAGGAACACGCATTCTCTCCCGAAGAGATCAGAAAGAAAATTTTGCATCCTTGCGCGCAATATTCCGGACGAGATTCTCTCCGGCAACTTTGTTCCGAGCTAGTCTCTCTCTGGACGGTGTCCGAGAATTCTTCTCCCGCTTGGTCGGAAGCAGCGGAGGAAATTCTCCTGCAAAATCCCCCTCTCCTTCTTGGAGAATTACAAATCAACGGAACCACCTTGAGGGCTGCGCTTCCGAAGCTCCCGCCTCAAAAAACCGGAGAGGTTCTAAGATTCTGTCTGGAAGCGGTTTTGCAGGAACCGGAAAAGAATTCGGCGAAAGAATTGTCCGAATTGGTACATAAGAATTTTCCGGAATTCTTATAA
- a CDS encoding outer membrane beta-barrel protein encodes MRTKTISLIASLALMSVSSVFAQPAKKPTEAAVEAPAAKEPEPVEQKWYDKVEYSGFVDVYYMYNNNPLQGNSVDTTRAFETNNKNFAINAVSLVVQKVAEKASPWGFRVDFQNGQNNAFQETPYTTSNQIYNMNMLKQAYVTFFFPVLKGMTLDVGKMATHIGYEVLESMNNPNYSIGAIFQNTIPFIHTGARLTTQFSDKWSGTFYLYNSGQGTGYLAPTTAALTDTTHSPYVEAYTQHKSIGTQLKGQLIENKLAITWNTIYSSDLANGRVDVNQALMANYLQNRDFNVAATPQSGGGLLPTATRNHYNKDYWFMNHAILSITPTDRIQIDLDYTWSQKAGSLSNGGLAQQGYNANNTVTLSGLAMGQVTSENNKSIYKAYGVFSKFKINESWGVNIRYEYLDDKHNNGALNTFAPGAFGSTGINTSLSTYQVATDTAVANAILAANPRLNNALLAGIADLNARGYNTPTDWVLAHMSDNYKHYNGANNFGQYRTFTVTPVWNFTENLLIKLDMRRDWSLGKQFVDASGHRRSDQIGFTLGVVAKF; translated from the coding sequence ATGAGAACAAAAACAATTAGCCTCATTGCCTCCCTGGCCCTGATGAGCGTTTCTTCGGTTTTTGCCCAACCCGCCAAGAAACCCACAGAAGCCGCGGTGGAAGCTCCGGCCGCTAAAGAGCCTGAGCCGGTCGAACAAAAATGGTACGATAAGGTAGAGTATTCCGGATTCGTAGACGTGTACTATATGTACAACAACAACCCTCTGCAAGGAAACTCGGTCGATACGACCCGCGCTTTCGAAACGAACAACAAAAACTTCGCGATCAACGCAGTGTCGCTGGTAGTTCAAAAGGTAGCGGAAAAAGCCTCCCCTTGGGGTTTCCGTGTAGACTTCCAGAACGGACAAAACAACGCCTTCCAAGAAACTCCGTACACCACTTCCAACCAGATCTACAACATGAACATGTTGAAGCAAGCGTACGTGACCTTCTTCTTTCCCGTTCTGAAAGGGATGACATTGGACGTAGGTAAGATGGCCACGCACATCGGTTACGAGGTGCTCGAATCGATGAACAACCCCAACTACTCGATAGGGGCCATCTTCCAGAATACAATCCCTTTCATTCACACCGGTGCCCGTTTAACCACCCAGTTTTCGGATAAATGGTCAGGAACCTTTTATCTCTACAACAGTGGACAAGGTACCGGTTATCTGGCTCCCACGACTGCGGCTCTGACGGATACGACTCATAGCCCGTATGTGGAAGCATATACCCAGCACAAATCTATAGGTACTCAGCTGAAAGGACAATTGATTGAAAACAAATTGGCCATCACCTGGAACACTATATATTCTTCCGACTTGGCGAACGGACGTGTGGACGTCAACCAAGCGCTGATGGCGAACTACCTGCAAAACAGGGACTTCAACGTTGCAGCGACTCCGCAAAGTGGTGGAGGACTTCTTCCTACCGCTACTCGGAACCATTACAACAAGGACTATTGGTTCATGAACCACGCGATCCTCTCCATTACTCCGACCGATCGTATCCAGATCGACTTGGATTATACCTGGAGCCAAAAAGCGGGTTCCCTCTCGAACGGAGGATTGGCACAGCAAGGTTACAACGCGAACAACACCGTAACCCTTTCCGGACTCGCCATGGGTCAGGTTACTTCCGAAAACAACAAGAGCATCTATAAGGCGTACGGAGTTTTCTCTAAATTCAAGATCAACGAATCTTGGGGAGTGAACATCCGTTACGAATACTTGGATGACAAACACAATAACGGTGCATTGAACACGTTCGCTCCCGGCGCTTTCGGCTCTACGGGAATCAACACCTCCCTCAGCACGTATCAAGTTGCTACGGACACCGCGGTTGCGAATGCGATTTTGGCGGCTAACCCCCGTCTTAACAACGCACTGCTTGCAGGAATCGCCGACCTGAACGCACGTGGGTATAACACCCCTACGGATTGGGTTTTGGCTCACATGAGCGACAACTACAAACACTACAACGGCGCCAACAACTTCGGTCAGTACAGAACGTTTACCGTAACTCCCGTCTGGAACTTTACGGAAAACTTATTGATCAAGTTGGACATGAGACGTGACTGGTCTCTCGGAAAGCAGTTTGTGGATGCATCCGGTCATAGAAGAAGCGACCAAATCGGGTTTACTCTCGGTGTAGTCGCAAAGTTCTAA
- a CDS encoding TolC family protein, translating to MKTKVFALLLIASTNVDSSETKESQKFVSPKDVLAIEEGVLPATDPTIGSSPYDNKELQIKMRLEMAKAEELLWKNNLLLLAAKYNIDAKKAGIEQAGLYANPSIFIDQSIFAEPTRRFFDFTRAGQTVYQIQQLFLLGGKIDKRIRVAELSAKMGEQEFYDLARALLSKLRRTLYFIHYYREAISFYDGSLEALEKTVSSAELAYKRRAILQAELLRLKALLFFLRKEREDLRIRVLEKEADLRVLLNEDKFMSLDIAFEPILNQEFVENIDPSKLKISDILQTAREFRPDLKKAVQALRFEEANLELQHANAIPDLAFGPMYNRGGTAFQNYWGVTAQLNIPLFDRNQGNIKAAEKSVLVRKQELKNTILEVENDVNVALATAKAKDMLYRRFRNTYTKDYSDLAQDMILSYEKRYISILEFADFFETYRSSIVEMLRLQTDRMDAIEGVNYSVGSGVLVPNYKTSTESGRE from the coding sequence ATGAAAACTAAAGTATTCGCACTACTTCTGATTGCCTCGACGAACGTAGATAGCTCCGAGACGAAAGAATCGCAGAAATTCGTTTCGCCGAAGGACGTTCTTGCGATCGAGGAAGGAGTGCTCCCGGCAACGGATCCTACGATCGGAAGCTCACCCTATGACAACAAGGAGCTGCAGATCAAAATGCGGTTAGAAATGGCAAAGGCTGAGGAACTCCTCTGGAAGAACAACCTTCTACTTTTGGCTGCGAAATACAATATCGACGCCAAAAAAGCCGGAATCGAGCAGGCGGGATTGTATGCGAACCCCAGTATTTTCATCGATCAGAGTATTTTTGCAGAACCGACCCGTAGGTTTTTCGATTTTACCCGCGCCGGTCAGACGGTTTATCAGATCCAGCAATTGTTCCTGTTGGGCGGGAAGATAGACAAGCGGATCCGTGTAGCGGAATTGAGCGCCAAAATGGGCGAACAGGAATTCTACGATCTCGCTCGAGCGCTCTTGTCCAAATTGAGAAGGACCTTATACTTTATCCATTATTACAGGGAAGCGATTTCGTTTTACGACGGTAGTCTGGAGGCCCTGGAAAAAACGGTCAGTTCCGCGGAGCTCGCTTACAAAAGAAGAGCGATCTTGCAGGCGGAACTACTTCGTTTGAAAGCTCTGCTTTTTTTCCTCCGTAAGGAAAGGGAAGACCTGCGCATCCGAGTGCTGGAAAAAGAGGCCGATTTGCGGGTTCTGTTAAACGAAGATAAATTCATGAGTCTGGACATCGCCTTCGAACCGATTTTAAACCAGGAATTCGTGGAAAATATCGATCCTAGTAAATTAAAAATTTCTGATATTTTGCAGACCGCGAGAGAATTCAGACCCGACTTGAAAAAGGCGGTCCAGGCATTGAGATTTGAGGAAGCGAATCTGGAATTACAACACGCGAACGCGATTCCTGACTTGGCTTTCGGTCCTATGTACAACCGAGGTGGAACGGCCTTCCAAAACTATTGGGGGGTCACGGCCCAGTTGAATATCCCGCTGTTCGACAGGAACCAGGGAAATATCAAGGCGGCGGAAAAGTCCGTTCTGGTTCGGAAACAGGAATTGAAAAATACGATCCTGGAAGTGGAAAACGACGTTAATGTGGCCCTGGCCACAGCTAAGGCGAAGGATATGTTGTACCGTCGTTTTAGAAACACTTATACGAAAGATTACTCGGATCTTGCCCAAGATATGATCCTGAGTTACGAAAAACGTTATATTTCAATTTTAGAATTTGCCGATTTCTTCGAGACGTATCGGTCCAGTATCGTTGAAATGCTCCGTCTCCAGACGGACAGAATGGATGCAATAGAAGGAGTGAATTACTCCGTGGGCTCCGGTGTGTTAGTACCGAACTATAAAACTTCGACGGAATCAGGTCGGGAGTAG
- a CDS encoding efflux RND transporter periplasmic adaptor subunit, which translates to MNIHLSSKSKFWLTLIVLAGIGSLAAAFLHRGAKKMVRPPGRPIVSEKGERVEFKDGSPGLQIIRSVTIGKEGDFVNVEAPARLIATTSPSVSGEGEPIILFESAELNDLYVGYIHSKNSLSRSRKALARIQDMFKHRVATEKDLVEAETNADNDAAELAEFEGKLRAVGLNPASLNRAGAKTAWIMCDVPESQLQNLNKGKKVKVKFSSFPNEEWVGVAQSLGDNVDPITRTVKVRIEIMNNGYKLKPGMYAVVKFPEETKGDTVVLPFNSVVTVEGKNYVFVEEAPGDFYRREVTLGISSRERVNVLEGLTKGDKVVVEGAILLKGLSFGF; encoded by the coding sequence ATGAATATTCATCTTTCCAGTAAGAGCAAATTTTGGCTGACGTTAATCGTTCTGGCGGGAATCGGTTCCCTCGCGGCCGCCTTCTTGCACAGGGGCGCCAAAAAGATGGTTCGTCCGCCGGGGAGACCCATCGTATCCGAAAAAGGGGAGAGGGTGGAATTTAAGGATGGCAGCCCGGGACTACAGATCATCCGAAGCGTCACGATCGGCAAGGAAGGGGATTTCGTTAATGTAGAAGCGCCCGCAAGGCTGATCGCAACGACCTCTCCTTCCGTTTCCGGAGAAGGGGAGCCTATTATTCTTTTCGAGTCTGCGGAATTGAACGATCTGTATGTGGGGTACATTCATTCAAAAAACAGTTTGAGTCGCTCTCGGAAGGCTTTGGCCAGGATCCAAGACATGTTCAAACACAGAGTCGCCACCGAGAAGGATCTGGTAGAAGCCGAAACCAACGCAGATAACGATGCTGCGGAATTGGCGGAGTTCGAAGGAAAGTTGCGTGCGGTCGGATTGAACCCCGCTTCCTTGAATCGGGCCGGAGCGAAAACGGCTTGGATCATGTGCGACGTTCCGGAATCTCAATTACAAAATTTGAATAAAGGAAAGAAGGTGAAGGTGAAATTCTCCTCCTTTCCGAACGAGGAATGGGTCGGTGTGGCTCAATCTTTGGGGGATAACGTGGATCCGATCACTAGAACCGTCAAAGTGCGGATCGAGATCATGAACAACGGCTATAAATTGAAACCGGGAATGTATGCAGTCGTCAAATTTCCCGAGGAAACGAAAGGAGATACCGTAGTTTTACCCTTCAATTCCGTGGTCACGGTCGAAGGAAAAAATTACGTTTTCGTGGAGGAAGCTCCCGGAGACTTTTACAGAAGGGAAGTGACACTGGGAATTTCCAGTCGGGAAAGGGTGAACGTACTGGAGGGCCTAACGAAAGGCGACAAGGTCGTAGTAGAGGGAGCCATTTTATTAAAGGGATTAAGTTTTGGGTTCTAA